Proteins from a single region of Melanotaenia boesemani isolate fMelBoe1 chromosome 3, fMelBoe1.pri, whole genome shotgun sequence:
- the cidec gene encoding cell death activator CIDE-3 isoform X1 — MIVCVNAEVLSSETELGLALQEEDDFHTDFSQRRLMNTWMDCAMKSLSLLTPSTFSKVVTSSVSASASMTQHLLTGRAARPKPFRVTNADRSVKKGIMAEALLDLMNKVSDSFDLQCASALVLDEDGTGVDTEEFFLTLPENTVLMVLEKGQKWTLHPNSLSRYQPIERRQYRTDVAKLTLDLYKNNPKDFIGCLNVKATLYGAYSVSYDLRCYAAKKMLKEALRWTIFSMQATGHILLGSSCYIEHLLEEEEQAEKSLVLPQESRIRQLQSMLLGRITHR, encoded by the exons ATGATTGTGTGTGTCAACGCTGAGGTTTTGTCATCTGAAACAGAGTTGGGATTAGCACTTCAGGAAGAAGACGACTTCCATACGGATTTCAGTCAAAGACG GCTGATGAATACTTGGATGGATTGTGCTATGAAGTCTCTCAGCCTTCTGACTCCATCCACCTTCTCAAA GGTTGTAACATCGAGTGTCTCAGCCAGCGCCTCCATGACCCAGCATCTCCTCACGGGTCGAGCTGCTCGGCCAAAGCCCTTCAGAGTCACGAACGCAGACCGCAGTGTGAAGAAGGGTATTATGGCAGAGGCACTGTTAGACTTGATGAACAAG GTCAGTGACTCGTTTGATTTACAGTGTGCCAGTGCACTAGTTCTGGATGAGGATGGCACCGGTGTGGACACAGAGGAGTTCTTCCTAACGCTGCCAGAGAACACTGTTCTCATGGTTCTGGAGAAGGGACAGAAATGGACCCTACATCCC AACAGTCTCTCCAGGTATCAGCCCATTGAGCGCCGGCAGTATCGTACAGATGTGGCTAAGCTGACTCTTGACCTCTACAAAAACAACCCCAAGGATTTCATTGGCTGCCTGAATGTGAAAGCAACCCTGTACGGCGCTTACTCCGTGTCCTACGACCTGCGCTGTTACGCCGCCAAAAAGATGCTGAA GGAAGCTCTGCGATGGACCATCTTCTCCATGCAGGCCACTGGCCACATTCTGCTGGGATCATCCTGCTACATTGAGCATCTGCTGGAAGAAGAGGAGCAAGCTGAGAAAAGCCTGGTACTTCCACAGGAGAGCAGGATCAGGCAGCTGCAGAGCATGCTGCTGGGAAGGATCACCCACAGATGA
- the cidec gene encoding cell death activator CIDE-3 isoform X2: MNTWMDCAMKSLSLLTPSTFSKVVTSSVSASASMTQHLLTGRAARPKPFRVTNADRSVKKGIMAEALLDLMNKVSDSFDLQCASALVLDEDGTGVDTEEFFLTLPENTVLMVLEKGQKWTLHPNSLSRYQPIERRQYRTDVAKLTLDLYKNNPKDFIGCLNVKATLYGAYSVSYDLRCYAAKKMLKEALRWTIFSMQATGHILLGSSCYIEHLLEEEEQAEKSLVLPQESRIRQLQSMLLGRITHR, translated from the exons ATGAATACTTGGATGGATTGTGCTATGAAGTCTCTCAGCCTTCTGACTCCATCCACCTTCTCAAA GGTTGTAACATCGAGTGTCTCAGCCAGCGCCTCCATGACCCAGCATCTCCTCACGGGTCGAGCTGCTCGGCCAAAGCCCTTCAGAGTCACGAACGCAGACCGCAGTGTGAAGAAGGGTATTATGGCAGAGGCACTGTTAGACTTGATGAACAAG GTCAGTGACTCGTTTGATTTACAGTGTGCCAGTGCACTAGTTCTGGATGAGGATGGCACCGGTGTGGACACAGAGGAGTTCTTCCTAACGCTGCCAGAGAACACTGTTCTCATGGTTCTGGAGAAGGGACAGAAATGGACCCTACATCCC AACAGTCTCTCCAGGTATCAGCCCATTGAGCGCCGGCAGTATCGTACAGATGTGGCTAAGCTGACTCTTGACCTCTACAAAAACAACCCCAAGGATTTCATTGGCTGCCTGAATGTGAAAGCAACCCTGTACGGCGCTTACTCCGTGTCCTACGACCTGCGCTGTTACGCCGCCAAAAAGATGCTGAA GGAAGCTCTGCGATGGACCATCTTCTCCATGCAGGCCACTGGCCACATTCTGCTGGGATCATCCTGCTACATTGAGCATCTGCTGGAAGAAGAGGAGCAAGCTGAGAAAAGCCTGGTACTTCCACAGGAGAGCAGGATCAGGCAGCTGCAGAGCATGCTGCTGGGAAGGATCACCCACAGATGA